GACCGGTCGTGATGGCGATCGGACGGCTGGCGCGCAACAAGGGATACGACCTGCTCATTCAGGGGTTCCAACTGGTGGCGCAGCGCAATCCGCAAGCGACCCTTTATCTGGCTGTGGGAGGCACAAGTCTGACACCGTTGGAGGAGAAGATTCTTGGAGGACTCAAGGAACTGGTCGCTGAACTGGGCCTGAACGACCGCGTCCGCTTCGGCAGCTTCATCCCCGACGATCAACTCGCCGATTATTACCGCGCCGCAGATGTGTTTGTGCTGTCCAGCCGTTACGAGCCGTTCGGCATGACCGCGATTGAAGCGATGGCGTGCGGAACGCCGACGGTCGTGACGGTTCACGGCGGGCTTTATCGCGCGGTCACCTTTGGGCGGCACGCGCTCTATGCTGATCCATTTGACCGCGAGGACCTGGGCATTATGATACTCAAGGTGCTCAAGCATCCGCGTCTGCGCTTGCGCTTGGCGCGCATGGGAGCGCACAAGGCGCGGAGCTTGTTCACGTGGACGGGTGTCGCCCAGCAATTGGTCGCGTTGGTCGAACATCGGGCCACGGAAAGTTTCGCGTTAAGCGACACCGAATGGGACGAACCGTGGAATGATGCCGATTAAACTTTTTTCCTCCGACCTGGATGGCACTTTGCTGGGCAATCCAGAATCCGCTCGTCGCTTCAAGCATACCTGGGAATCGCTCTCCCGCCGCCAGCGCCCGCTCTTGTGTTACAACTCCGGGCGCTTCGTGGACGACGTGCTCAATCTGCTGAAGACCGAGGAATTACCGTGGCCCGACTACATTCTCGGCGGAGTCGGCACGCAACTCTATGATGCCAAACGCAAGCGACACGTCGCGGAATTCGACGAGCAGTTCCGTGACGGTTGGGATCTGGTCAAGGTGGAGCAAATCCTTGCTGCCTTTCCCGGCATCACGCGGCAACCGCCGGAGTTTCTGCACCCCTACAAGTCGAGCTGGTATCTGCACCATGCCGCACCTGATACTCTGAACGCACTCCGCAAACAACTGGCAGAGGCTGGCCTCAACATCTCGGTGATTTACTCCGGTGCTCGCGACTTGGACGTTTTGCCCGCCAACACAAGCAAAGGCCACTCGCTTCAGAGACTCTGCGAACGGATTGGCCTCCCGCTGAAACAAGTCCTCGTGGCTGGCGATACGGGCAATGACAGCAGCATGTTCCTTTTGCCGGAAGTGAAAGGCATCGTCGTGGAAAACGCGCAACCGGAACTCCACGAGGCCGTCGTGCATCTTCCCACCTACAGTGCGACTCGCGCATTTGCCGACGGCGTGCTGCAGGGATTGGCGCATTTCGGAGTCATCACCGAAGCCCCTTCACTCGACCGCGCTATCGTGCCCGCGACGGAACTTGATCCTACGCTACGCCGACTGCTCAGCGATGAGTCGCTCAGTTCCCTCACCCAGACTGAGCGCGAATTGATTGCGGAAGGCTATCGGCGCGCATTGATCGCCTTGCGAAAGAACATCACTCCGATTGGTTTTTCGGCCTGCTCGCTGGCCGACAACGAAGTGACCGGGACGGACAACAACTACCGCGCGGTATGGGCGCGCGATGGCGCGATCACCATCGTCGGCACGATAGACCTGCCGGATGCGGACATCCACGCGGCCCAACTGGCCACATTGCGCACGCTCTTGGATCATCTCGCGTCCAACGGCCAGATTCCCGCCAACGTCAGCCTCGACACCGGTGAGACAGACTACAGCGGTGTGGGCGGCATCTGCGCTATTGACGGCGGCTTCTGGGCGGTGCTGGCGTTTTATCTCTACGTGCGCAAGCATGAAGATTGGGATTTGCTGGCGGAATACGCCGCTCCTTTGGACCGCATGATGAACTGGCTGCTTGGGCTGGACAGCAACAACGACGGTCTGCTCGAAATCCCGGAAGCCGGCGATTGGACAGACTTGTTCGGCCGCAGCTACCACATTCTCTACGACGAAGTGCTCTGGTATCGCGCCACCGTTGCTTATGGCCGGCTGCTGGAGTTTCAGAAAAAGTTCGAGGATGCCTCCGCGTGGTTGCGCCGCGCGCAGACCATCCGCAGCAAGATCCTCGCGGCCTTCTGGCCCTCAACGAAACCGCGCGACCCGACCGCCCGCACCAGCTTTGCGGACCAACAGTTCGCCATCGGCGATGCGAGCTATCTGCTGGCCGAAATTACGCCCTTTGCCTTCAACTGGCGCTGCGACGTGTTGGGCAACATCCAGGCGTTCATTGGAAATGTGCTCGACGTGGATCGGGCGCGCACGGCCTTCAAGTTCATGTGGGGCGTCGGCGTCAACGAACCCTATCCCGTCGCGAACCTGTATCCGCCCGTGCAAGCCGGCGACCCCGATTGGCGCGCCTACTACACCGTGAACCTGCTCAACCTGCCGGGCCATTATCACAACGGCGGCATCTGGCCATTCATCGGCGGCATGTGGGTGCGCTTTATTCATCGGCTCGGTTTGCGCGACGTGGCCTGCCGGGAATTGCTCAAGCTTGCGCAGGTGAATCGCCTCGGCAAAAACCAGGATTGGGAGTTCAACGAATGGATTCACAGCCGCACCGGTCGTCCGATGGGCAAAGCGTTTCAAGCGTGGTCCGCCGCGTCGTTCATTCACGCCTGCCACGAGTTACAAATGAGCCCGGAAAGCCTTGCTCGTGAGTGAGGGCACTGCCAAACCAATCATCTGCTTCGGAGAAATTCTGTGGGATTCACTCCCACGCGGCTTGTTTCCCGGCGGCGCGCCGATGAACGTGGCCTATCACCTGCAACAACTGGGCTCGCATCCAATCCCCGTCACCGCCGTGGGGCGCGATTCACTCGGCGAAGAATTGCTTCAACGACTGAAGACGTGGGGCGTGGACACCTCCGGCGTGAGCGTGCATCCCACCAAACCCACCGGCCTCGCCCGCGTCACCGTCGTTGACGGTGGCCCTCGATTTGAAATCGTGGAAGACGTGGCTTGGGACTGGATTGAATTGTCGGTGGAAGTAATGGAACACGCGCCGCAAAGCGCCGCCGTGGTTTTCGGTTCGCTGGCTCAACGCTCCGAATACAACCGCCAGTCCCTCGCTGACTTGCTCGATCATTGCCCAACCGCCCTCAAAGTTTTCGATGTCAATTTGCGCCCGCCTTACCATTCCGCCGAACGCGTCTGGGCGTTGGCGCAGCGTGCCGACCTCATCAAGCTGAACGATCACGAACTCATTTCGCTGCTGAACGAATCTGCCCCGCCCGCGGATCTGGCGGAAGCGGTGCGGCGTTTTTCCAAACGGGCCGGGGTGGGCAAGGTCTGCCTCACCGCCGGGGCGGCTGGGGCGGGATTGCTGCTCGACGGCGAGTGGTTTTGGGAATCGGCCAAGCCCGTGTCGGTTCGCGACACCGTGGGAGCGGGCGACTCTTTCCTGGCCGCACTCTTGTTTGGTCTGCTACAAGGGATCAATCCACCGGCGGAAATCCTCCGCCGAGCCTGCCGTCTGGCCGAGGTCGTCGTGACCCGGGACGGTGCGACACCGGCATACCATTTGGATGAATTCGGCAATGTGAGGGTTCAATAAACAGCGGCTCAATCAGGTGAGCCCGATATTCCTC
The Verrucomicrobiota bacterium DNA segment above includes these coding regions:
- a CDS encoding HAD-IIB family hydrolase, with amino-acid sequence MMPIKLFSSDLDGTLLGNPESARRFKHTWESLSRRQRPLLCYNSGRFVDDVLNLLKTEELPWPDYILGGVGTQLYDAKRKRHVAEFDEQFRDGWDLVKVEQILAAFPGITRQPPEFLHPYKSSWYLHHAAPDTLNALRKQLAEAGLNISVIYSGARDLDVLPANTSKGHSLQRLCERIGLPLKQVLVAGDTGNDSSMFLLPEVKGIVVENAQPELHEAVVHLPTYSATRAFADGVLQGLAHFGVITEAPSLDRAIVPATELDPTLRRLLSDESLSSLTQTERELIAEGYRRALIALRKNITPIGFSACSLADNEVTGTDNNYRAVWARDGAITIVGTIDLPDADIHAAQLATLRTLLDHLASNGQIPANVSLDTGETDYSGVGGICAIDGGFWAVLAFYLYVRKHEDWDLLAEYAAPLDRMMNWLLGLDSNNDGLLEIPEAGDWTDLFGRSYHILYDEVLWYRATVAYGRLLEFQKKFEDASAWLRRAQTIRSKILAAFWPSTKPRDPTARTSFADQQFAIGDASYLLAEITPFAFNWRCDVLGNIQAFIGNVLDVDRARTAFKFMWGVGVNEPYPVANLYPPVQAGDPDWRAYYTVNLLNLPGHYHNGGIWPFIGGMWVRFIHRLGLRDVACRELLKLAQVNRLGKNQDWEFNEWIHSRTGRPMGKAFQAWSAASFIHACHELQMSPESLARE
- a CDS encoding carbohydrate kinase encodes the protein MSEGTAKPIICFGEILWDSLPRGLFPGGAPMNVAYHLQQLGSHPIPVTAVGRDSLGEELLQRLKTWGVDTSGVSVHPTKPTGLARVTVVDGGPRFEIVEDVAWDWIELSVEVMEHAPQSAAVVFGSLAQRSEYNRQSLADLLDHCPTALKVFDVNLRPPYHSAERVWALAQRADLIKLNDHELISLLNESAPPADLAEAVRRFSKRAGVGKVCLTAGAAGAGLLLDGEWFWESAKPVSVRDTVGAGDSFLAALLFGLLQGINPPAEILRRACRLAEVVVTRDGATPAYHLDEFGNVRVQ